Proteins found in one Leptospira ellinghausenii genomic segment:
- a CDS encoding cytochrome-c peroxidase: protein MLKQILTPFLMTAVLFSLVFCGPSEETKEIQGKAKQIIGALPEKMPGSENDSEKLISLGKKLYFEKKLSMNESQSCNSCHNIEGKSAGVDNLPTSPGAYGKNGDRNSPTVLNAGFHFVQFWDGRAADLKAQAKGPILNPVEMAMPSEKEVLKRINEDAEYPKLFAEAFPNDKDPVTYDNLAGAIAAFERTLVTPSRFDDFVKGDFKAMSKAEQEGFKSFLAAGCTSCHSGNLLGGNSYRKVGLVNEYKTEDLGRFNVTKKPEDKFVFKVPSLRNITLTGPYFHDGKIATIEEAVQKMAYHQLGINLSEEETKKIVLFLGTLADKNRAN, encoded by the coding sequence ATGCTTAAACAAATACTTACACCTTTTCTAATGACAGCTGTACTCTTTTCTTTGGTCTTTTGTGGTCCTTCAGAAGAAACAAAAGAAATCCAAGGAAAAGCGAAACAAATCATTGGTGCTTTACCCGAAAAAATGCCTGGATCTGAAAATGATTCTGAAAAACTCATTTCACTCGGTAAAAAACTATATTTTGAGAAAAAACTTTCGATGAATGAATCTCAGTCCTGTAACTCCTGTCACAATATTGAAGGAAAATCCGCAGGTGTAGATAATCTTCCCACTTCACCTGGTGCATACGGCAAAAATGGAGATCGGAATTCACCAACAGTGTTAAATGCTGGATTTCACTTTGTTCAATTTTGGGACGGAAGAGCTGCGGACCTAAAAGCACAAGCCAAAGGTCCTATTTTGAATCCTGTGGAAATGGCAATGCCTTCCGAAAAAGAAGTTCTAAAACGAATCAATGAAGACGCTGAATATCCAAAATTATTTGCGGAAGCTTTCCCTAATGATAAAGATCCAGTTACTTATGATAATCTTGCAGGAGCAATTGCTGCTTTTGAAAGGACATTGGTGACTCCTTCCAGATTTGATGACTTTGTAAAGGGAGATTTTAAAGCAATGAGCAAAGCGGAACAAGAAGGGTTTAAGAGTTTTCTTGCTGCTGGTTGTACATCTTGCCACTCTGGAAATTTACTCGGAGGGAATTCTTACAGAAAAGTCGGTTTAGTAAATGAATACAAAACTGAAGATTTGGGGCGTTTTAATGTTACCAAAAAACCCGAAGATAAATTTGTTTTTAAAGTTCCAAGTTTAAGAAACATCACTCTAACAGGGCCTTATTTCCATGATGGAAAAATCGCTACGATTGAGGAAGCTGTTCAAAAAATGGCTTACCACCAATTAGGAATTAATCTTTCTGAAGAAGAAACAAAAAAGATCGTATTGTTTTTAGGAACATTGGCTGATAAAAATCGAGCCAATTAG
- a CDS encoding LEPBI_I2431 family sigma-54 regulated protein, whose product MLNTRRTERIPSIEWDDLVLKLFSINEKPEFLVTKIGNISELGVSSWIQHEIGLKEKDQVTGVIESDLTRSRISFRGKIAWMKETEDGIQFGIKFAEELILPNFIIARSMAESAA is encoded by the coding sequence ATGTTAAACACGAGAAGAACAGAAAGAATACCATCGATCGAATGGGATGACCTAGTCTTAAAATTATTTTCTATCAATGAAAAACCAGAGTTTCTGGTAACAAAAATAGGTAACATATCTGAGCTTGGAGTCAGTAGTTGGATCCAACACGAAATTGGATTAAAAGAAAAAGATCAGGTAACTGGGGTCATTGAAAGTGATTTAACACGGTCTAGAATATCCTTCAGAGGAAAAATCGCTTGGATGAAAGAAACTGAAGATGGGATCCAATTTGGGATCAAATTTGCCGAGGAGTTAATTTTACCCAATTTTATCATCGCAAGATCAATGGCGGAATCGGCAGCATAA
- a CDS encoding ornithine carbamoyltransferase yields the protein MSQVKHLISWQDWSDGEIQELLDFAVYVKKNRVYFSGHMSGRSLAMLFQKTSTRTRVSFEAGMTELGGHAIFLDWMASNFLLSDIDFEGRYLSSNVAIIMARLKKHEDLLVLKSGSTVPVINGCCNLFHPCQSLADILTIVMDSPNDWKKKTLCYIGVHNNVANSLVEITAALGIHLILVTPIATKESIVTNAMERAKTKGTVSWEMDVKKAVSNADYVYTDTWVDMEFFNDPKFQNEKEERIQMMMPYQVNAELMRHTKAKVMHDMPIHAGYEITREMVESDRSIIFTQAENRLDAQKAVILKLLENHN from the coding sequence ATGTCCCAAGTGAAACATTTGATATCCTGGCAAGATTGGTCCGATGGAGAAATCCAAGAACTTCTCGACTTTGCAGTGTATGTAAAGAAAAATCGGGTGTACTTTTCAGGGCATATGTCTGGACGTTCTCTGGCAATGTTGTTCCAAAAAACTTCCACGCGAACCAGAGTATCTTTTGAAGCTGGTATGACGGAACTTGGTGGACATGCAATTTTCTTAGATTGGATGGCATCCAATTTTTTACTTTCCGATATTGATTTTGAAGGAAGGTATCTTTCGAGTAATGTTGCCATCATTATGGCACGTTTAAAAAAACACGAAGATTTATTAGTACTAAAATCGGGGTCGACTGTCCCCGTTATCAATGGCTGTTGTAATTTATTTCATCCATGTCAATCCTTAGCAGATATTCTTACAATTGTAATGGACTCACCCAATGATTGGAAAAAGAAAACCTTATGTTATATTGGAGTTCATAATAATGTAGCCAATTCACTTGTAGAGATTACGGCTGCACTAGGCATTCATTTAATACTTGTTACACCCATCGCAACCAAAGAATCTATTGTTACAAATGCAATGGAAAGAGCAAAGACAAAAGGAACTGTTTCTTGGGAAATGGATGTAAAAAAAGCAGTATCTAACGCTGATTATGTATATACTGATACGTGGGTGGATATGGAATTTTTTAATGATCCAAAGTTTCAAAATGAAAAAGAAGAACGAATCCAAATGATGATGCCGTATCAAGTGAATGCAGAACTTATGAGACACACAAAAGCCAAAGTGATGCACGACATGCCGATCCACGCAGGTTATGAAATCACGAGAGAGATGGTAGAAAGTGATCGATCGATTATTTTCACTCAAGCTGAAAATAGACTCGATGCTCAAAAAGCAGTCATCTTAAAACTACTAGAAAATCATAACTAA
- a CDS encoding globin domain-containing protein — protein MDPNDIYTPPGGPPPTNPNVKHLFEKWGETNIRQLVSDFYDLIQTSEIRWMFKGNWDLAKEKQADFLIQVLGGPSYYIEKWGPARMRMRHFVFPISEKERTTWFQCYDEALQKFDFDHDDKIDFLYFLDGFSGWMVNRKEPPWEKYSESDTQESG, from the coding sequence TTGGATCCAAACGATATTTACACTCCACCAGGCGGACCACCGCCGACCAATCCCAATGTGAAACATCTATTCGAAAAATGGGGAGAAACAAACATCCGCCAGTTAGTTTCCGATTTTTATGATTTAATCCAAACCTCCGAAATTCGTTGGATGTTCAAGGGAAATTGGGATTTGGCAAAAGAGAAACAAGCTGATTTTTTAATTCAGGTGTTAGGTGGTCCAAGTTATTATATAGAAAAATGGGGTCCTGCAAGGATGAGGATGCGTCATTTTGTATTTCCCATCTCAGAAAAAGAAAGGACAACCTGGTTTCAATGTTATGATGAGGCCTTACAAAAATTTGATTTCGATCACGATGACAAAATCGACTTTCTATATTTTCTCGATGGTTTTAGTGGTTGGATGGTGAACCGAAAAGAACCACCATGGGAAAAGTATTCTGAATCTGATACCCAAGAGAGTGGGTAA
- a CDS encoding HpcH/HpaI aldolase/citrate lyase family protein produces the protein MALTHPQSALFAGEKPFPIIPACEHFAGSEKLITKALELQNKLGGLFDITMDCEDGAQTGKEKEHAEMIVRIQNSELNKHKMSGVRIHDYTNEHWRGDIDIIVPGAGNVIAYITIPKPTKASQVKEQITYIQDACKKAGIKREIPIHVLIETHGALNDVFEIASLPWLQVLDFGLMDFISGHHGAIPASCMKSPGQFDHELLRRAKSTMVAAALMNGVIPAHNVTLDLKNTYQTYQDAKRAHDEFGFLRMWSIYPAQIQSILDAMAPNFAETQTACDILIKAQDADWGPIQHDGDLHDRATYRYFWELVQRAKLTGQKLPDEVEKRFFSK, from the coding sequence ATGGCACTGACTCACCCGCAATCAGCTCTCTTTGCAGGAGAAAAACCTTTCCCTATCATTCCTGCTTGTGAACACTTCGCTGGATCTGAAAAACTCATCACAAAGGCTCTCGAGTTACAAAACAAACTTGGCGGACTTTTCGACATTACGATGGACTGTGAAGACGGTGCTCAAACAGGGAAAGAAAAAGAACACGCAGAAATGATTGTTCGTATTCAAAACTCTGAACTTAACAAACACAAAATGAGTGGTGTTCGGATTCATGACTATACCAACGAACATTGGCGAGGTGATATTGATATCATCGTTCCAGGTGCTGGAAACGTAATCGCTTATATCACAATTCCAAAACCAACAAAAGCAAGCCAAGTGAAAGAACAAATCACTTACATCCAAGATGCTTGCAAAAAAGCAGGAATCAAAAGAGAAATTCCAATTCACGTATTGATTGAAACTCACGGAGCATTAAACGACGTATTCGAAATTGCAAGCCTTCCATGGTTACAAGTTTTGGATTTTGGACTTATGGATTTTATTTCTGGTCACCATGGTGCAATCCCTGCTTCATGTATGAAGTCACCAGGTCAGTTTGATCACGAATTGTTAAGACGTGCGAAATCAACTATGGTCGCTGCAGCACTTATGAATGGAGTGATCCCTGCGCACAACGTAACTTTGGATTTAAAAAACACGTACCAAACTTACCAAGATGCAAAACGTGCTCATGATGAATTTGGTTTCTTACGTATGTGGTCAATTTATCCAGCACAAATCCAATCGATTTTAGATGCGATGGCACCTAACTTTGCAGAAACTCAAACTGCTTGTGATATTCTTATCAAAGCACAAGATGCTGATTGGGGACCAATCCAACATGATGGAGATCTTCATGACCGAGCAACTTACCGTTATTTCTGGGAACTAGTACAAAGAGCAAAACTCACAGGACAAAAACTTCCAGACGAAGTTGAAAAAAGATTTTTCTCGAAATAG
- a CDS encoding methyl-accepting chemotaxis protein: MSIRQRVSLFIAGILFVGFTILTSFQIYRTITDLRLEIQENAKITSEKWSYQIQEHLNAMMGVIRGYRFALFYASPPREAMVSSLREILERNDNIFGIWLCYEPNAYEGRDAAFVLKPGHDKTGRFIPYLHHTPDGKINFEPLVDYDNPNGAGDFYLQVKKTNKAKVFGPYEYLAGGKKIQMISLVVPIYPKGKFLGAAGIDLDIGTLQEKIGDNRPFRGQGYISFISDNGTYVMYGQDKEKLGKKIQNPEHLKIYLEKLKLGKMFTIQHDGYTDYFTPFHIGKDPQFWALQVSIPDSILTEQVTKVIISSVTISLLILFVVLFFLNFVFKNLISNRLNKAIQFSSQIASGNLSTSADEINTDEIGSLLESMNQMRNSLVSIIGDIKQTVEKLGNQSKQMASTSQNLSDISQTQASAAEESSAAVEELSASADNVGKSMEEAVLKMKEIDKSVLTLREEVQNINKEMEYLAKFASESREHAVVGETAMNDSTKAMEDIGEKAERISEVLDIITEISEKTNLLALNAAIEAARAGDAGRGFAVVAEEIGKLALQTGTSVKEIGDLVISTNSAVENGNQKVTEAAQVLNLLNNRVKEFETSAKRVLNSVLLQENNAKDIAQNSNLLTNLNLQIEEAVFEQKRATEEISKTIISISNGTQDVASGSDQLTIVSADIASQASYLSTQVEKFKLK, encoded by the coding sequence ATGAGTATACGCCAGAGGGTTTCTCTTTTCATTGCTGGAATTTTATTTGTGGGATTTACGATCCTGACGTCGTTTCAAATCTACAGAACAATCACTGACCTTCGCTTAGAAATCCAAGAAAATGCAAAAATCACATCCGAAAAATGGTCTTATCAGATCCAAGAACATTTGAATGCGATGATGGGAGTCATTCGTGGTTATCGATTTGCATTATTTTATGCTTCGCCACCTAGAGAAGCAATGGTGAGTAGTCTTCGGGAAATTTTAGAAAGGAATGATAATATTTTTGGAATTTGGCTTTGTTATGAACCGAATGCCTATGAAGGAAGGGATGCGGCTTTTGTTTTGAAACCCGGGCATGATAAAACGGGAAGATTTATTCCTTATCTCCACCACACTCCCGATGGAAAAATCAATTTTGAACCACTTGTCGATTATGATAATCCAAATGGTGCAGGCGATTTTTATCTCCAGGTGAAAAAGACAAATAAGGCCAAAGTTTTTGGTCCCTATGAATACCTTGCTGGAGGTAAAAAAATCCAAATGATTTCTTTGGTTGTTCCCATTTATCCCAAAGGAAAATTTTTAGGTGCAGCAGGAATTGATTTAGATATTGGAACACTGCAGGAAAAAATTGGGGACAACCGGCCATTTCGTGGTCAGGGATACATTTCCTTCATTTCAGATAACGGAACTTATGTGATGTATGGGCAAGACAAAGAGAAACTTGGGAAAAAAATCCAAAATCCAGAACATCTCAAAATTTATTTAGAAAAATTGAAATTAGGAAAAATGTTTACCATCCAACATGATGGATACACAGATTATTTTACTCCATTTCATATTGGAAAAGATCCACAATTTTGGGCATTACAGGTCAGTATTCCTGATTCTATTCTCACCGAACAAGTAACAAAAGTGATCATTAGTTCTGTGACAATCTCTTTACTCATACTTTTTGTTGTTTTGTTTTTCTTAAATTTTGTTTTTAAAAATTTGATTAGTAACCGCTTAAACAAAGCAATTCAATTTTCCTCTCAAATTGCAAGTGGAAATCTATCAACATCTGCGGACGAAATCAATACTGATGAAATAGGTAGTTTGTTAGAATCGATGAATCAGATGAGAAATAGTTTGGTATCAATCATTGGAGATATCAAACAAACAGTGGAAAAATTGGGTAACCAATCAAAACAAATGGCATCAACTTCTCAAAACTTATCGGATATATCTCAAACACAGGCAAGTGCTGCGGAAGAATCTTCAGCTGCAGTAGAAGAATTGTCTGCTTCTGCTGATAATGTTGGTAAATCAATGGAAGAAGCTGTTCTTAAGATGAAAGAAATTGATAAGTCCGTTTTAACACTTCGGGAAGAAGTACAAAACATCAATAAAGAGATGGAATACTTAGCTAAGTTTGCATCGGAATCACGAGAACACGCTGTTGTTGGTGAAACTGCCATGAACGATTCCACAAAGGCGATGGAAGACATTGGTGAAAAAGCGGAACGAATCAGTGAAGTATTGGATATCATAACTGAAATCTCAGAAAAAACCAATTTATTAGCACTCAATGCTGCAATAGAAGCAGCAAGAGCAGGGGATGCAGGACGCGGATTTGCAGTCGTAGCAGAAGAAATTGGAAAACTTGCGTTACAAACTGGTACTTCCGTGAAAGAAATTGGAGATTTAGTTATTTCTACGAATTCAGCTGTAGAAAATGGAAACCAAAAAGTAACAGAAGCCGCTCAAGTATTAAATCTATTGAATAACAGAGTCAAAGAATTTGAAACTTCCGCAAAGCGCGTATTAAATTCAGTTCTCTTGCAGGAAAATAATGCAAAGGACATTGCACAAAATTCAAATTTACTTACTAATCTAAATTTACAAATTGAAGAAGCAGTGTTTGAGCAAAAACGGGCAACTGAAGAAATTTCCAAAACGATCATTAGTATTTCCAATGGCACTCAGGATGTTGCCTCGGGATCTGACCAACTAACAATAGTTTCTGCTGATATTGCCTCACAAGCTTCTTATCTTTCAACACAGGTAGAGAAGTTCAAATTGAAGTAA
- a CDS encoding FecR family protein yields the protein MKKLVILFLLTFTFSQCQKFSFGQKDSKDETAGAVVTFLQGQVVLMKEGKETYASLGDVVKPGDRILSKLGKVDLQTYRGEIIRIKENSDVLFRDLAGDKQPNTDLYILAGNLLVKSVKLKANQNLSISSPTMVAGVRGTVFSFELENGSVPKVKVYEGAVAVAFKTGPKLVELNDGLSKENYDQLVKTLEENEIVLESGETMEVNPSLNEMVYIINAKMAASSITKDELAGLTDLYKGISKVESPVTPKEKAEAETLVAIDNSLVQKQVENKAENQAVTQEIVENIEKEHESKRNEALTNITTEAEKMGLQNEEDIQNHYSVLETIHKSNGEVLSGAVVAQLGDIFIVHSTKGVFQLKVDDIEYVEYKNFKVLTKTKK from the coding sequence ATGAAAAAATTGGTTATTCTCTTCCTCCTCACTTTCACTTTCTCCCAATGTCAGAAATTTTCGTTTGGGCAAAAAGATTCAAAAGATGAAACTGCCGGTGCGGTTGTTACCTTCTTACAAGGCCAAGTGGTCCTCATGAAGGAAGGTAAGGAAACGTATGCAAGCCTAGGTGATGTGGTAAAACCTGGTGATCGGATTTTATCAAAACTTGGGAAAGTTGACTTACAAACCTACCGTGGTGAAATCATTAGAATTAAGGAAAATTCCGATGTATTATTTCGAGATTTAGCAGGTGACAAACAACCGAATACCGACCTCTACATCTTGGCAGGAAATCTCTTAGTCAAATCTGTAAAATTAAAAGCGAATCAAAATTTATCCATCTCATCTCCAACCATGGTGGCGGGGGTAAGAGGAACTGTCTTTTCATTTGAATTGGAGAATGGTTCTGTTCCAAAGGTGAAAGTATATGAAGGGGCAGTTGCTGTTGCTTTTAAAACAGGTCCAAAACTTGTAGAACTCAATGATGGACTTTCCAAAGAAAACTATGACCAATTGGTGAAAACCTTAGAAGAAAATGAAATTGTTTTAGAATCAGGTGAAACCATGGAAGTGAATCCTTCCTTAAATGAAATGGTTTATATCATCAATGCAAAAATGGCAGCATCCTCCATCACAAAAGATGAGTTAGCTGGATTGACCGATTTATACAAAGGGATCTCAAAAGTTGAAAGTCCAGTGACTCCAAAAGAAAAAGCGGAAGCAGAAACCCTTGTTGCCATTGATAACTCACTAGTTCAAAAACAAGTCGAAAACAAAGCAGAAAACCAAGCTGTAACCCAAGAAATTGTAGAAAACATTGAAAAAGAACATGAGAGCAAACGTAACGAAGCGTTGACTAACATTACCACAGAAGCAGAAAAAATGGGCCTTCAAAATGAAGAAGACATTCAAAATCATTACAGTGTTTTAGAAACCATCCATAAATCAAATGGAGAAGTTTTATCAGGTGCAGTAGTGGCTCAGTTAGGTGACATTTTTATTGTGCATTCCACCAAAGGAGTTTTTCAATTAAAAGTGGATGATATTGAATACGTAGAATATAAAAATTTCAAAGTGCTAACAAAAACCAAAAAATAA
- a CDS encoding chloride channel protein, which translates to MDKNRFARINEYFPFVVRWSLIIITISCIVGSISAFFLHALEYVSEVRENHIQLLYFLPIAGFIIGWFYHHFGSNVNKGNNLLLEEIHSPSSVIPIRMTPFVLVGTLITHLFGGSAGREGTAVQMGGSIAHQVVRIIPMTRKEQESLVILGMSAGFSAVFGTPVAAAIFSIEVILVGSYRWKLLLPSLITAWISHEVCLAWKVTHSLFPKVSFDWNFTSLVSIFLLAIVSGYVAKSFIHLLHFFSSFGKRWISYPPIRPIFGGFLLVGFFVFGLSLDYFGLGVKTIQNAFVESLPKDSFVWKLLLTTITIGFGFKGGEVTPLFFIGATLGNLFATLDPIHLALFTSVGFISVFSGATNTPLACAIMGMELFGYECGILYLVVTQIAFIISGHTSIYSSQIIAKQKLFHSPKDVGKRISDL; encoded by the coding sequence ATGGATAAGAATCGTTTCGCACGAATCAATGAATATTTTCCTTTTGTGGTTCGTTGGTCACTGATCATCATAACAATCTCTTGTATTGTGGGTAGTATCTCTGCTTTCTTTTTACATGCCTTAGAATATGTCTCCGAGGTAAGAGAAAACCATATTCAACTTTTATACTTTTTACCAATAGCAGGGTTTATCATTGGTTGGTTTTACCACCACTTCGGTTCAAACGTTAATAAAGGAAACAATCTACTATTAGAAGAAATCCATTCGCCAAGTTCCGTGATCCCCATACGGATGACTCCATTTGTGTTAGTTGGGACTCTCATCACTCATTTATTTGGTGGATCGGCGGGTAGGGAAGGGACTGCCGTACAAATGGGTGGTTCCATTGCCCACCAAGTGGTTCGGATCATCCCAATGACTAGGAAAGAACAAGAAAGTTTGGTTATTCTCGGCATGAGTGCTGGATTTTCTGCAGTATTTGGTACACCAGTTGCCGCTGCCATTTTTTCCATAGAAGTGATTTTGGTTGGTTCCTATCGGTGGAAACTTTTATTGCCATCACTCATCACCGCATGGATATCACACGAAGTGTGTTTGGCTTGGAAAGTAACTCATTCCCTCTTTCCAAAAGTTTCCTTTGATTGGAATTTTACATCTTTGGTAAGTATTTTTTTACTGGCGATTGTTTCTGGTTATGTTGCCAAAAGTTTCATTCATCTCCTCCATTTCTTTTCTTCATTTGGAAAAAGATGGATTTCCTACCCTCCCATTCGTCCTATTTTCGGGGGATTCCTCTTAGTTGGATTTTTTGTGTTCGGATTGAGTTTGGATTATTTTGGGCTCGGTGTAAAAACCATACAAAACGCATTTGTAGAATCATTACCGAAGGACTCCTTTGTTTGGAAACTCCTCTTAACTACAATTACGATTGGATTTGGATTCAAAGGTGGAGAAGTAACTCCTCTTTTTTTCATAGGAGCAACACTTGGAAATTTATTTGCTACACTTGATCCAATCCATCTAGCATTATTTACGAGTGTTGGTTTTATCTCTGTTTTTTCAGGAGCAACCAATACTCCTTTAGCCTGTGCCATAATGGGGATGGAATTATTTGGATATGAATGTGGGATCCTCTACTTGGTCGTAACGCAGATTGCTTTCATCATTTCTGGTCACACAAGTATCTATTCCTCACAAATCATAGCCAAACAGAAATTATTTCATTCTCCAAAGGATGTTGGGAAACGAATTTCGGATTTGTAA
- a CDS encoding 1-acyl-sn-glycerol-3-phosphate acyltransferase has translation MGKLQFFVVLCYAIPVLVILFPIGLTFSYLFKITKLDRWSNRINNFLGYFWYRSFFILTGRKLDFSQGSWDPNGNNRFLICNHTNALEVPLIVSLPYLTKSKDVRLSYLGGDIIQRYKIIPLMMHKTIVEAVIYSEKKPNFRNFKTDVLRVLKTRSIFLYPEGERTFTEEIQPFQTGVMKIAYKFNIDIDVFVVSGFMGYSSLPKYQHLTKSKTIYFHYCGSILAKDYPTFEEYLAKAETLMKEKKQILETKEKTFILQN, from the coding sequence ATGGGCAAACTTCAGTTTTTTGTCGTCTTATGTTATGCAATTCCTGTTTTAGTAATCCTATTTCCGATTGGTCTGACTTTTTCTTATCTATTTAAGATCACAAAACTGGATCGATGGTCCAACCGAATTAACAATTTTTTAGGATATTTTTGGTATCGTTCTTTTTTCATTTTAACTGGAAGAAAACTTGATTTTTCACAAGGAAGTTGGGATCCAAATGGGAACAATCGATTTCTGATTTGTAACCATACGAATGCATTAGAAGTACCTTTAATTGTATCGTTACCATATCTCACCAAATCGAAGGATGTTAGACTCTCATACTTAGGTGGTGATATCATTCAAAGGTATAAAATCATTCCACTCATGATGCATAAAACAATCGTGGAAGCGGTTATTTATTCAGAGAAAAAACCAAATTTTCGAAATTTTAAAACTGATGTTTTACGTGTTTTAAAAACTAGATCCATTTTTTTATATCCAGAAGGGGAACGAACTTTCACGGAAGAGATCCAACCATTTCAAACTGGAGTGATGAAAATTGCTTATAAATTTAATATTGATATAGATGTGTTTGTTGTCAGTGGTTTTATGGGATATTCCAGTTTGCCGAAATACCAACACCTAACAAAATCAAAAACGATATATTTTCATTATTGTGGTTCAATATTAGCAAAAGATTATCCAACCTTTGAAGAATATCTCGCTAAGGCCGAAACCTTGATGAAAGAAAAAAAACAAATTTTGGAAACAAAGGAAAAAACATTCATCCTACAAAATTAA